From a region of the Carassius auratus strain Wakin chromosome 31, ASM336829v1, whole genome shotgun sequence genome:
- the LOC113050271 gene encoding protein APCDD1-like, with amino-acid sequence MAEERFIHLLKTTWMVFLIQVLCVRGSKLWEAPTAPLVPHANRSARLFWEPQCQTQLRHLQSEARTTATIPPKLEGHWVSSRCEVRPGPEFLTRSYTFYRSPTCLFRALQHYYSDSECHIPTYSLVIRGKLRLRQASWITHGATEAEHQLQKIGMVIHNQKAIYHLAARLPSSCLGLKAGGQLVPHRFYELFNAKAEKDCLGALGLSMMELELLRVENHHHSHSRLAQEMFLGDVHTDWNERVHHRPTGYQEPLQNAMHHIHPCPVCTLVYRSSEQHPPILPPSPSITLDLNGNWVSQRCESRPAVLFLTRFFVFNEEQRIWEGTYQHYNDPMCRQPSFTLLASGHYAKVGRSVKVRGATELVFKVTRAKVIVYDQALLREINSMQNRRCGQAGGWERGVEQDITWTNGCDALGIRLPHKEYELFKMGVDHKGRPLLFSGERPTDGSSPDRLAKRPTSFQTPMVQCSTRVGVEPRYSSFSDHSMGPKISFANALHSSLFLLTILNAGCWNIHLF; translated from the exons ATGGCTGAGGAGAGATTTATTCACCTGTTGAAAACAACTTGGATGGTATTTCTCATACAAG TTTTGTGTGTGAGGGGCAGTAAGCTGTGGGAAGCGCCCACGGCCCCGCTCGTACCCCATGCCAACCGCAGCGCCAGACTGTTTTGGGAGCCGCAGTGCCAGACTCAACTACGCCACCTACAGAGCGAAGCAAGAACCACAGCCACCATACCACCCAAACTGGAGGGCCACTGGGTGTCAAGCAG ATGTGAAGTGCGACCTGGTCCAGAATTCCTCACTCGATCCTACACATTTTACCGAAGCCCCACATGTCTCTTCAGGGCCCTCCAGCACTACTACTCTGACAGCGAGTGCCACATCCCAACCTACTCGCTCGTGATCAGGGGTAAACTGCGGCTACGCCAGGCCTCATGGATTACCCATGGAGCCACCGAAGCAGAGCACCAACTCCAAAAAATAGGAATGGTCATTCACAACCAGAAGGCCATTTATCATCTCGCTGCCCGCCTGCCCTCTTCCTGCCTGGGGCTCAAAGCTGGAGGACAGCTGGTGCCTCATCGCTTCTATGAACTCTTCAATGCCAAAGCAGAGAAAGATTGCTTGGGTGCTCTTGGGTTATCCATGATGGAACTGGAGTTGCTGCGGGTGGAGAACCATCACCATTCTCACAGCAGGCTGGCTCAGGAGATGTTTTTAGGAGATGTGCACACAGACTGGAATGAAAGGGTGCACCACAGACCGACTGGTTACCAAGAGCCTCTGCAAAATGCTATG CACCACATCCACCCATGCCCAGTGTGCACCCTGGTATACCGATCCTCTGAACAGCATCCACCCATTCTTCCTCCATCCCCTTCCATCACTCTGGATCTAAATGGAAACTGGGTGAGCCAACGCTGCGAGTCCCGTCCAGCTGTGCTCTTCCTCACTCGCTTTTTTGTTTTCAACGAGGAGCAACGCATTTGGGAGGGCACCTACCAACATTACAACGACCCAATGTGCCGCCAGCCCAGCTTTACACTATTGGCATCAGGTCATTATGCTAAAGTGGGACGGTCCGTTAAAGTACGTGGGGCCACTGAGCTTGTCTTCAAGGTGACACGAGCAAAAGTGATTGTGTATGACCAAGCACTATTGCGGGAAATTAATTCAATGCAAAATAGAAGATGTGGTCAGGCGGGTGGATGGGAGAGGGGTGTTGAGCAAGACATAACCTGGACGAACGGATGCGATGCATTGGGAATACGACTTCCACATAAAGAGTATGAGCTTTTTAAGATGGGAGTGGATCATAAAGGGCGCCCCCTATTGTTCAGTGGAGAAAGGCCCACGGATGGGTCCAGCCCAGATCGACTTGCAAAAAGGCCAACGTCCTTTCAGACACCAATGGTGCAATGCAGCACAAGGGTTGGGGTGGAGCCACGCTACAGTTCCTTCAGTGATCATTCAATGGGACCCAAGATAAGCTTTGCTAATGCACTGCACTCTTCGTTGTTTCTGCTGACCATTCTAAATGCAGGGTGCTGGAATATTCATCTTTTCTAA